The following coding sequences lie in one Halorarum halophilum genomic window:
- a CDS encoding RNase P subunit p30 family protein, with product MTDAPPYEAVFAHPDGDATVGRYARTAREYGFGGVVVRTRTAEFDAEALAGTTGVDVVPAVEIVADDPPSASGSVGNFRPDFPLVLVRGGTNALNRFAVEQDRVDVLARPMEGDGDFNHVLAKAAREYGTRVEFDLGPVLRESGGSRVRALKDLRKLRELVTQYDAPFVVSARPSSHLELRAPRELVAVGREVGFTVEQVRTGLAEWGRLAERNRDRLSEEFISPGVERGRYEGDDRGAR from the coding sequence GTGACCGACGCTCCGCCGTACGAGGCCGTGTTCGCCCACCCCGACGGCGACGCGACCGTCGGGCGCTACGCCCGGACGGCCCGCGAGTACGGCTTCGGGGGCGTCGTTGTCCGGACGCGGACGGCCGAGTTCGACGCGGAGGCGCTCGCCGGGACCACCGGCGTCGACGTCGTGCCGGCAGTCGAGATCGTCGCCGACGACCCACCCTCCGCGAGCGGGAGCGTCGGCAACTTCCGACCCGACTTCCCGCTCGTGCTGGTCCGAGGTGGCACGAACGCGCTCAACCGGTTCGCGGTCGAGCAGGACCGCGTGGACGTGCTCGCCCGGCCGATGGAGGGCGACGGCGACTTCAACCACGTGCTCGCGAAGGCCGCGAGGGAGTACGGGACCCGGGTCGAGTTCGACCTCGGCCCCGTGCTCCGGGAGTCCGGCGGGTCGCGGGTTCGGGCGCTGAAGGACCTCCGGAAGCTCCGGGAGCTCGTGACCCAGTACGACGCGCCGTTCGTGGTGAGCGCCCGGCCGTCCTCGCACCTCGAACTGCGCGCGCCGCGGGAACTCGTGGCCGTGGGGCGGGAGGTCGGTTTCACGGTCGAGCAGGTCCGGACCGGCCTCGCCGAGTGGGGTCGACTCGCCGAGCGAAATCGCGACCGACTCTCCGAGGAGTTCATTTCCCCCGGGGTCGAACGGGGCAGGTATGAAGGGGACGATCGAGGAGCACGCTGA
- a CDS encoding class I SAM-dependent methyltransferase, whose translation MKGTIEEHAERFSEIAAEYDDDKTPEYEACAGLVVKRARPNGTDTVLDLGCGTGAIALALAEDAERVVGRDISEGMLAEARRKAEERGLGNVEFGEGEFREPNYDGPANVVTSNFALHHLSEAEKRETIETIAGLDGGQSPSRTSSVGPRRVVLGDVMFFGSPDPDEPFYSPEVDDPSTVGSLVEMFTSVGYAVTKVDRVHDQVGVITAERVLASGQE comes from the coding sequence ATGAAGGGGACGATCGAGGAGCACGCTGAGCGCTTCTCGGAGATCGCGGCGGAGTACGACGACGACAAGACGCCCGAGTACGAGGCGTGCGCCGGGCTCGTGGTGAAACGGGCGCGGCCGAACGGGACGGATACCGTGCTCGATCTCGGCTGCGGGACCGGCGCAATCGCGCTGGCGCTCGCGGAGGACGCCGAGCGCGTCGTCGGGCGCGACATCAGCGAGGGGATGCTCGCGGAAGCGCGCCGGAAGGCGGAGGAACGCGGGCTCGGGAACGTCGAGTTCGGCGAGGGGGAGTTCCGCGAACCGAACTACGACGGGCCGGCGAACGTCGTCACGTCCAACTTCGCGTTACACCACCTGAGCGAGGCAGAGAAGCGGGAGACGATCGAGACGATCGCGGGCCTCGACGGCGGGCAGTCCCCCTCGCGGACGTCGTCCGTCGGCCCGCGACGGGTCGTGCTGGGCGACGTGATGTTCTTCGGCTCGCCCGACCCGGACGAGCCGTTCTACAGCCCCGAGGTCGACGACCCGTCCACGGTCGGCTCCCTCGTGGAGATGTTCACGAGCGTCGGCTACGCGGTCACGAAGGTGGACAGAGTACACGACCAGGTCGGTGTCATCACGGCCGAGCGTGTGCTCGCGAGCGGGCAGGAGTAG
- a CDS encoding Rpp14/Pop5 family protein — protein sequence MKHLPKHIRPRWRYLAVGIEAWPDATLARGSFQRQVWYSAQNLLGDPGSADADLTVVRFRFADGTGEALVRTRRDEVDAARATLACVDEVDGDAVGLRVRGVSGTIRACEERYLGRAGGTVDERDVVFESEPRHGHVRDGAVDVETPSGFVAAIDEDISQ from the coding sequence ATGAAACACCTCCCCAAGCACATCAGGCCCAGGTGGCGCTACCTGGCCGTCGGCATCGAGGCGTGGCCCGACGCCACGCTCGCGCGCGGGTCGTTCCAGCGGCAAGTGTGGTACTCGGCCCAGAACCTCCTCGGCGACCCGGGGAGCGCCGACGCCGACCTCACGGTCGTCCGCTTCCGGTTCGCGGACGGGACGGGCGAGGCGCTGGTCCGGACGCGCCGGGACGAGGTCGACGCCGCCAGGGCCACGCTGGCCTGCGTCGACGAGGTGGACGGCGACGCGGTGGGCCTTCGCGTGCGGGGGGTCTCGGGGACGATACGGGCCTGTGAGGAAAGGTATTTAGGACGCGCGGGCGGAACCGTTGACGAGAGAGACGTCGTGTTCGAAAGCGAGCCCCGGCACGGTCACGTGCGGGACGGCGCGGTCGACGTCGAGACGCCGTCGGGGTTCGTGGCTGCGATCGACGAGGACATCTCACAGTAA
- the psmA gene encoding archaeal proteasome endopeptidase complex subunit alpha, protein MQGQAQQQAYDRGITIFSPDGRLYQVEYAREAVKRGTASIGVRTDEGVVLAADKRSRSPLMEPASVEKLHKADDHVGIASAGHVADARQLIDFARRQAQVNRLRYGEPMGIETLTKTITDHIQQYTQVGGARPFGVALIIGGIENGRPRLFETDPSGTPYEWKALSIGANRTDVRDYLEEGYEDELGLEDGIELALGALAEANEEGLEPEGVGLATIEAEEPQYVDHGVERIEGYLSEFGYLAEDAEESEDDDGSEEAE, encoded by the coding sequence ATGCAGGGTCAAGCCCAACAGCAGGCGTACGACCGGGGTATCACCATCTTCTCCCCGGACGGTCGCCTCTACCAGGTCGAGTACGCGCGCGAAGCGGTCAAGCGAGGCACGGCGAGCATCGGCGTCCGGACCGATGAGGGGGTCGTGCTCGCGGCGGACAAGCGGTCGCGCTCCCCGCTGATGGAGCCGGCGTCCGTCGAGAAGCTCCACAAGGCCGACGACCACGTCGGCATCGCCTCCGCCGGCCACGTGGCCGACGCCCGACAGCTCATCGACTTCGCCCGCCGCCAGGCGCAGGTGAACCGCCTCCGCTACGGCGAACCGATGGGAATCGAGACGCTGACGAAGACGATCACCGACCACATCCAGCAGTACACCCAGGTCGGGGGCGCGCGCCCGTTCGGCGTCGCGCTCATCATCGGCGGCATCGAGAACGGTCGGCCCCGCCTGTTCGAGACGGACCCCTCGGGGACGCCCTACGAGTGGAAGGCGCTCTCCATCGGCGCCAACCGCACGGACGTCCGCGACTACCTAGAGGAGGGGTACGAGGACGAACTGGGGCTCGAGGACGGGATCGAACTCGCGCTCGGCGCGCTCGCCGAAGCGAACGAGGAGGGGCTCGAACCGGAGGGCGTCGGCCTCGCGACGATCGAGGCCGAGGAGCCACAGTACGTCGACCACGGCGTCGAGCGCATCGAGGGCTACCTCTCGGAGTTCGGCTACCTCGCCGAGGACGCCGAGGAGTCCGAGGACGACGACGGCTCCGAGGAAGCCGAGTAG
- a CDS encoding GNAT family N-acetyltransferase — MSYELREGPPSVEDFQHLRSAADMTARPREGVERGLPNSVYAVHVAAVPDEGEAPGSEGTRSAETVGMARVVGDGGSVYHVCDMAVHPAHQGRGLGTKLMDAVMAFVEVDAPPGSYVNLMADVDGFYERFGFAETRPASKGMFYRVE; from the coding sequence GTGAGCTACGAACTCAGGGAGGGTCCGCCGTCGGTCGAAGACTTCCAGCACCTCCGCTCCGCGGCGGACATGACCGCTCGTCCCCGCGAGGGCGTCGAACGCGGCCTGCCGAACAGCGTCTACGCCGTCCACGTCGCCGCTGTCCCCGACGAGGGGGAGGCACCCGGAAGCGAGGGAACACGGTCAGCGGAGACCGTCGGGATGGCTCGCGTCGTCGGCGACGGCGGTTCCGTCTACCACGTCTGCGACATGGCGGTCCACCCGGCCCATCAGGGTCGCGGGCTCGGAACGAAACTGATGGACGCGGTGATGGCGTTCGTCGAGGTGGACGCGCCGCCCGGCTCCTACGTGAACCTCATGGCGGACGTCGACGGGTTCTACGAGCGGTTCGGCTTCGCGGAGACGCGCCCCGCGTCGAAGGGGATGTTCTACCGGGTCGAGTGA
- a CDS encoding glucose 1-dehydrogenase, translated as MKAIAVRRGETSPSLVEHPRPEPGPGEALVRTLRVGVDGTDHGVLAGGHGQFPAGAEHMVLGHEAVGVVADPNGTGFEAGDVVVPTVRRQSNGPNEYFARGEPDMAPAGEYVERGIEGAHGFMAEYFTSPAETLVEVPSAFAELGFLVEPISITVKAMEHARASRSAFDWSPESALVLGNGSLGLLTLAMFREPFDRLYCLGRRDRPDPSIELIEALDATYVDSRETPVSEVADMHEGMDVVYEATGYPKHAFESIRALAPNGVAALLGVPDPWTFEIDGGALHRELVLHNKALVGSVNSNVGHFERAVDTLGDFPGWFLDDLVTGVYGIDEFGQAFADDDTTIKAAVEFGTR; from the coding sequence ATGAAAGCGATCGCGGTTCGGCGGGGGGAGACGTCGCCGTCCCTCGTCGAGCACCCCCGACCGGAGCCGGGACCGGGAGAGGCGCTCGTACGGACTCTCCGCGTCGGCGTCGACGGGACCGACCACGGGGTGCTCGCAGGGGGACACGGGCAGTTCCCCGCCGGTGCGGAGCACATGGTGCTCGGACACGAGGCGGTCGGCGTCGTCGCGGACCCGAACGGGACCGGGTTCGAGGCGGGCGACGTCGTCGTCCCGACGGTGCGCCGGCAATCGAACGGCCCCAACGAGTACTTTGCGCGAGGCGAACCCGACATGGCGCCCGCCGGGGAGTACGTCGAGCGGGGGATCGAGGGGGCACACGGGTTCATGGCCGAGTACTTCACCAGTCCGGCCGAGACCCTCGTCGAGGTCCCCTCAGCGTTCGCGGAGCTGGGGTTCCTGGTCGAGCCGATCTCGATCACCGTGAAGGCGATGGAGCACGCGAGGGCGTCCCGGTCGGCGTTCGACTGGTCGCCCGAGTCGGCGCTGGTGCTCGGCAACGGGAGTCTCGGCCTGCTCACGCTCGCCATGTTCCGGGAGCCGTTCGACCGGCTGTACTGTCTCGGGCGGCGGGACCGACCGGATCCGTCCATCGAGCTCATCGAGGCGCTCGATGCGACGTACGTCGACTCGCGCGAGACGCCCGTGTCCGAGGTCGCGGACATGCACGAGGGGATGGACGTCGTGTACGAGGCGACCGGCTACCCGAAACACGCGTTCGAGTCGATCCGTGCGCTCGCACCGAACGGCGTGGCGGCGCTGCTCGGAGTCCCCGACCCGTGGACGTTCGAGATCGACGGCGGCGCCCTGCACCGGGAACTCGTCCTCCACAACAAGGCGCTCGTCGGGTCGGTCAACTCGAACGTGGGTCACTTCGAGCGCGCGGTCGACACGCTCGGCGACTTCCCCGGGTGGTTCCTTGACGACCTGGTGACCGGGGTGTACGGCATCGACGAGTTCGGGCAGGCCTTCGCGGACGACGACACCACTATCAAGGCGGCCGTGGAATTCGGCACGAGATGA
- the gfcR gene encoding transcriptional regulator GfcR codes for MKNVDDLIEDAAALAERGLAKGEIADELNVSRETASWLVERAGATTEGSTVRDESRQTQPSGPSDIHVDWSTIGRDSQRLTHVGRAMADLLAKEGEDVDLTVGIEKAGTPLATTIARELDTDLAAYAPAKHQWEEGDIDERGGGFSRNFATIRDRECYVVDDTVTSGTTLTETVEAVKEEGGDPVACGVIVDKQGLEEVAGVPVYSLITVVGVGRD; via the coding sequence ATGAAGAACGTCGACGACCTGATCGAGGACGCGGCGGCGCTGGCGGAGCGCGGGCTCGCGAAGGGGGAGATCGCGGACGAACTGAACGTGTCGCGCGAGACGGCGTCGTGGCTCGTCGAACGCGCCGGCGCGACCACCGAGGGGAGTACCGTCCGGGACGAGTCCCGGCAGACACAGCCGAGCGGGCCGAGCGACATCCACGTCGACTGGAGTACGATCGGACGCGACAGCCAGCGGCTCACCCACGTCGGCCGGGCGATGGCGGACCTGCTCGCGAAGGAGGGCGAGGACGTGGACCTCACCGTCGGCATCGAGAAGGCGGGGACGCCACTCGCGACGACGATCGCGCGCGAACTGGACACCGACCTCGCTGCGTACGCCCCCGCGAAGCACCAGTGGGAGGAGGGCGACATCGACGAGCGCGGCGGCGGCTTCTCCCGGAACTTCGCGACCATCCGGGACCGCGAGTGCTACGTCGTCGACGACACGGTGACGAGCGGGACGACCCTCACCGAGACGGTCGAGGCGGTGAAGGAGGAGGGCGGCGACCCAGTTGCCTGCGGGGTCATCGTGGACAAGCAGGGGCTCGAGGAAGTCGCCGGGGTCCCGGTCTACTCGCTCATCACCGTGGTGGGCGTCGGCCGCGACTGA
- a CDS encoding glutaredoxin family protein, which yields MTFQPDGELSAEDARGRVDEAIAGNDVVLFMKGNRLMPQCGYSKRALELISAHVEEFETVDVLPALPAYREALEAESGWETIPQTYVDGEFVGGSDILAELEERGELGRTLAGEA from the coding sequence ATGACGTTCCAACCCGACGGCGAACTCTCCGCCGAGGACGCCCGTGGACGGGTCGACGAGGCCATCGCCGGTAACGACGTGGTGCTGTTCATGAAGGGGAACCGCCTGATGCCCCAGTGCGGCTACTCGAAACGGGCGCTCGAACTCATCTCGGCCCACGTCGAGGAGTTCGAGACGGTCGACGTCCTCCCGGCGCTCCCCGCGTACCGGGAGGCGCTCGAGGCAGAGAGCGGGTGGGAGACCATCCCGCAGACGTACGTCGACGGCGAGTTCGTCGGCGGGAGCGACATCCTCGCCGAACTCGAGGAACGAGGAGAGCTGGGTCGGACGCTCGCGGGCGAGGCGTGA
- a CDS encoding DUF7110 family protein, whose protein sequence is MTGRVYRLHSTLELPLEDVEAHFDGNPDLPEGVEDVDITRRNNTLIIKAVAEDESLSKYTPTAQLKASVSETRVYEEEPPKTGGGWMQEEEEEIPSELVEFACFKGDRETVLQNTALQYPMFEVLRDIALLSEKGTLTAITEKDGDLRATRIVEGEERPASVEVVESPRKDGANGGGVNWRDNKFISD, encoded by the coding sequence ATGACAGGCCGCGTATACAGACTCCATTCGACGCTCGAACTGCCACTCGAAGACGTGGAAGCCCACTTCGACGGGAACCCCGACCTCCCCGAGGGCGTCGAGGACGTGGACATCACCCGTCGGAACAACACGCTCATCATCAAGGCCGTCGCCGAGGACGAGAGCCTGAGCAAGTACACGCCCACCGCTCAGCTCAAGGCCAGCGTCTCGGAGACGCGCGTGTACGAGGAGGAGCCTCCGAAGACCGGCGGGGGCTGGATGCAGGAGGAGGAGGAGGAGATCCCGAGCGAACTCGTGGAGTTCGCCTGCTTCAAGGGCGACCGCGAGACGGTGCTCCAGAACACCGCCCTCCAGTACCCGATGTTCGAGGTGCTGCGCGACATCGCACTCCTGTCGGAGAAGGGCACGCTCACCGCCATCACCGAGAAGGACGGCGACCTCCGGGCGACCCGGATCGTCGAGGGCGAGGAGCGACCGGCGAGCGTGGAAGTCGTCGAGAGCCCGCGCAAGGACGGCGCCAACGGCGGCGGCGTCAACTGGCGCGACAACAAGTTCATCTCGGACTGA
- a CDS encoding site-2 protease family protein encodes MTWRPGGSQAPPPKEVRKTSDIEPSYLPTRWELRDFAASYVLLSVTFGILFVGGGKALKGAFEAMPFFTSYLFALSFLTVGVGFVSHELAHRMVAIRFGRAAAFRAHYGMLALGIATALAGFIFAAPGGVYHRRDIPLRERGLIALAGPVTNVALAVVFGLVMAVSPVLDPADVARVGGFTLSTDGLLLTVGGIGVVVNCILAGFNMLPFGPLDGGKVYLWNTSVYVCVAVPSILLGAGAYLFVFVVS; translated from the coding sequence ATGACGTGGCGCCCGGGCGGTAGTCAGGCCCCTCCTCCGAAGGAGGTGAGAAAGACATCGGACATCGAGCCCAGCTATCTTCCGACGCGGTGGGAGTTGCGGGACTTTGCGGCGTCGTACGTACTGTTGAGTGTAACGTTCGGCATCCTGTTCGTTGGCGGCGGCAAGGCGCTCAAGGGTGCGTTCGAAGCGATGCCGTTCTTCACGTCCTACCTCTTCGCGCTGAGCTTTCTGACAGTGGGAGTCGGGTTCGTCTCCCACGAACTGGCCCACAGGATGGTTGCCATCAGATTCGGACGCGCTGCCGCGTTTCGCGCTCACTACGGAATGCTAGCGCTGGGAATCGCAACCGCCCTCGCCGGATTCATCTTCGCCGCGCCCGGCGGCGTCTACCACCGGCGGGATATCCCCCTGCGCGAACGCGGTCTGATCGCCCTGGCCGGCCCGGTGACGAACGTCGCCCTCGCGGTTGTGTTCGGACTCGTGATGGCTGTTTCGCCGGTGCTCGATCCGGCCGATGTCGCCCGGGTCGGAGGGTTCACTCTCTCGACCGACGGGTTGCTCCTTACCGTCGGCGGCATCGGAGTCGTCGTGAACTGCATCCTCGCGGGGTTCAACATGCTCCCGTTCGGCCCGCTGGACGGCGGGAAGGTGTATCTCTGGAATACCTCCGTGTACGTCTGCGTCGCGGTTCCGAGCATCCTGCTCGGCGCCGGAGCGTACCTGTTCGTCTTCGTCGTCTCCTAA
- a CDS encoding DUF7344 domain-containing protein translates to MSDDDFAKYEGEDKPGENGTRPSDSVRLRSDIGTSEGADTTGQLLRTLANERRRSVLATLRESEEEVASLADLTTELVRDDAEGKETPVEQRLERVAVSLHHAHLPKLEASGLVEYDEQAGVVRYRGSTAADALVAFVTDEEP, encoded by the coding sequence ATGTCCGACGATGATTTCGCTAAATACGAAGGCGAAGATAAACCGGGTGAGAACGGGACGCGTCCGTCCGATTCGGTCCGTCTACGGTCGGACATCGGTACATCCGAGGGGGCGGATACGACGGGCCAACTCCTTCGCACCCTGGCGAACGAGCGACGGCGATCCGTCCTCGCCACGCTCCGCGAATCCGAAGAGGAGGTAGCGTCCCTTGCGGACCTCACGACGGAACTCGTCCGCGACGATGCGGAAGGGAAAGAGACGCCCGTCGAGCAACGTCTCGAGAGAGTAGCCGTCTCCCTTCACCACGCCCACCTGCCGAAACTCGAGGCGTCGGGACTGGTCGAGTACGACGAGCAGGCGGGAGTGGTCCGGTATCGGGGGAGCACTGCGGCCGACGCCCTCGTCGCGTTCGTCACCGACGAGGAACCGTAA
- a CDS encoding phosphoadenosine phosphosulfate reductase family protein has translation MVQQFPDYLEVDYTDGEDESPEDYPSLEHKIEKAIEVTRVGLEEYENPAVMWTGGKDSTLTLYFVKEVCEQFDLELPPTVFIDHFQHFQEIHDFVEHWADEWDLEVIYARNEDVGDYVEEHDLEPGDDIPVSELSEHNQHHVRDILEYEEDTFPFLLDTYVGNHLLKTVALNDALEEYDIDGILSGVRWDEQEARADETFFSPRHDPDIYPPHDRIQPILHFDERSVWDAFWHFVVPDTVEGYPEGHVPQSDTDLPEGLTQDDIPISPKYFAGFRSLGSEVSTEKSADDPAWLQDLDNTTERAGRAQDKEDLMERLRDLGYM, from the coding sequence ATGGTCCAGCAGTTCCCCGACTACCTCGAAGTGGACTACACGGACGGCGAAGACGAATCGCCCGAGGACTATCCCTCGCTCGAACACAAGATCGAGAAGGCGATCGAGGTCACCCGCGTCGGCCTCGAGGAGTACGAGAACCCCGCGGTCATGTGGACGGGCGGGAAGGACTCCACGCTCACGCTCTACTTCGTGAAGGAGGTGTGCGAGCAGTTCGACCTCGAACTCCCGCCGACGGTGTTCATCGACCACTTCCAGCACTTCCAGGAGATCCACGACTTCGTCGAGCACTGGGCCGACGAGTGGGACCTCGAAGTCATCTACGCGCGCAACGAGGACGTCGGCGACTACGTGGAGGAGCACGACCTGGAACCCGGTGACGATATCCCGGTCTCGGAGCTCTCCGAACACAACCAGCACCACGTGCGCGACATCCTCGAGTACGAGGAGGACACGTTCCCGTTCCTGCTCGACACGTACGTCGGCAACCATCTGCTCAAGACCGTCGCGCTGAACGACGCGCTCGAGGAGTACGACATCGACGGCATCCTCTCGGGCGTTCGCTGGGACGAACAGGAGGCGCGCGCCGACGAGACGTTCTTCTCGCCGCGTCACGACCCCGACATCTACCCGCCCCACGACCGCATCCAGCCGATCCTCCACTTCGACGAGCGGTCCGTCTGGGACGCCTTCTGGCACTTCGTCGTCCCGGACACCGTCGAGGGGTACCCCGAGGGACACGTCCCGCAGTCGGACACGGACCTCCCCGAGGGCCTGACCCAGGACGACATCCCGATCTCGCCGAAGTACTTCGCCGGCTTCCGCTCGCTCGGGAGCGAGGTGAGCACGGAGAAGTCGGCCGACGATCCCGCGTGGCTCCAGGACCTCGACAACACGACCGAGCGCGCCGGTCGCGCCCAGGACAAGGAGGACCTGATGGAGCGCCTGCGCGACCTCGGCTACATGTAG
- a CDS encoding M48 family metallopeptidase: MDTARSWLRVAMAVVGVLTLAFYVATAYLLTVALRLLWANRPDPVAFVALLVVTGLLSGYLTYRFGTGNALAGLDARELPPHRAPGVYRIRDDLADAMNCPAPSVYVARLGEPNALVLGGRTPATVVDYSLFTLLEPDEFEAVLAHEFAHLEAGHGLAQTLAYSGVRTLVGVVSLALVPLSFVLRGFAAGLALLRGRPSDWQRTTPGRLHVALAQSLTLLLLAMTVFVRAYSRRQEHAADDRAVEVTGRPLALARALRKIERSSEFRFPFEWLSAPPEEEHPLSRLLSTHPSLDERIERLREKATQADHGSDDGGNWTRIRVGD; the protein is encoded by the coding sequence ATGGATACGGCGCGGAGCTGGCTCCGGGTAGCGATGGCCGTGGTCGGAGTCCTCACCCTCGCGTTCTACGTCGCCACAGCGTACCTGCTCACGGTCGCACTCCGACTGCTCTGGGCGAACCGACCGGACCCGGTGGCGTTCGTGGCCCTGCTCGTCGTGACGGGACTGCTCTCCGGGTACCTTACCTACCGGTTCGGTACGGGAAACGCCCTGGCCGGCCTGGACGCCCGGGAACTCCCACCCCACAGGGCACCCGGCGTCTACCGCATCCGCGACGACCTGGCTGATGCGATGAACTGTCCCGCCCCGTCGGTGTACGTCGCGAGACTCGGGGAGCCAAACGCGCTGGTTCTCGGGGGGAGAACGCCCGCGACCGTGGTCGACTACTCGCTGTTCACGCTGCTCGAACCCGACGAGTTCGAGGCGGTCCTCGCGCACGAGTTCGCCCATCTGGAGGCGGGACACGGGTTGGCCCAGACGCTCGCCTACAGCGGGGTCCGCACCCTCGTCGGCGTCGTCTCCCTCGCGCTCGTGCCGCTCTCGTTCGTCCTCCGGGGGTTCGCCGCCGGGCTCGCCCTCCTTCGGGGAAGGCCGAGCGACTGGCAGCGGACGACGCCGGGACGGCTCCACGTCGCGCTGGCGCAGTCGCTGACCCTGCTGCTGCTGGCGATGACGGTGTTCGTCCGGGCGTACTCCCGGCGACAGGAGCACGCCGCGGACGACCGCGCGGTCGAGGTCACCGGCCGCCCGCTCGCGCTCGCCCGGGCGCTCCGGAAGATCGAGCGATCCTCGGAGTTCCGGTTCCCGTTCGAGTGGCTCTCGGCACCGCCGGAGGAGGAACACCCCCTCTCGCGGCTGCTCTCGACGCACCCGTCACTGGACGAACGGATCGAGCGGCTCAGGGAGAAGGCGACGCAGGCCGATCACGGAAGCGACGACGGCGGGAACTGGACGCGGATTCGCGTCGGGGACTGA
- a CDS encoding diphthine--ammonia ligase produces MTNDGSTPDEGRAWVSLFSGGKDSSWALYRALESGLPVERLLTVHPAGDSYMYHVPETRLASLAAESVGIPLIEVEPDDFGADAVVDAGEQGDAELEPMEAALRELAADLPLAGVTAGAVESEFQTSRIEAMCERLGIDLFAPLWQRDPAELGEAMLEAGFEITILQVAAAGLDESWLGRTLDRSALEELAELNEEYGVHVLGEGGEFETFVTDGPHMDRAIDLEYDVEWDGTRGRIRVTDARLE; encoded by the coding sequence ATGACGAACGACGGCTCGACCCCGGACGAGGGCCGCGCGTGGGTGAGCCTCTTCTCGGGGGGTAAGGACTCGTCGTGGGCGCTGTATCGGGCGCTCGAGTCGGGGCTCCCGGTCGAACGTCTCCTCACCGTCCACCCTGCCGGGGACTCCTACATGTACCACGTGCCGGAGACGCGCCTCGCCTCGCTCGCGGCCGAGAGCGTCGGAATCCCGCTGATTGAGGTGGAACCCGACGATTTCGGCGCGGACGCGGTCGTCGACGCGGGCGAGCAGGGCGACGCGGAACTCGAACCCATGGAGGCGGCGCTCCGGGAACTCGCCGCCGATCTCCCGCTCGCGGGCGTCACCGCCGGCGCCGTCGAGAGCGAGTTCCAGACGTCCCGCATCGAGGCGATGTGCGAGCGGCTGGGGATCGACCTGTTCGCCCCCCTCTGGCAGCGGGACCCCGCCGAACTCGGCGAGGCGATGCTGGAAGCCGGCTTCGAGATCACTATTCTGCAGGTCGCGGCCGCGGGCCTCGACGAGTCGTGGCTCGGTCGAACGCTCGACCGTTCGGCCCTCGAGGAACTGGCGGAGCTGAACGAGGAGTACGGGGTCCACGTGCTCGGGGAGGGCGGGGAGTTCGAGACGTTCGTCACCGACGGGCCGCACATGGACCGTGCCATCGACCTAGAGTACGACGTCGAGTGGGACGGGACACGCGGGCGGATTCGCGTGACGGACGCACGGCTCGAGTAG
- a CDS encoding DUF21 domain-containing protein, producing MVELQLLVGGVAATVVLLVFSAFFSSSEIAIFSLAPEWIGQRSDAGDESARVLESLRADPHRLLVTILVGNNVVNVAVSSIVTLLLASYLPGGVAVTVATALVSAVVLVFGEIVPKAYGLGNKEEWALRVAVPIRLVERTLSPLVTVFDVVTRRMAEAIGGSGEIELLVVDE from the coding sequence ATGGTCGAACTCCAGTTGCTCGTCGGCGGCGTCGCCGCGACGGTCGTCCTGCTCGTGTTCAGCGCCTTCTTCTCGAGCAGCGAGATCGCCATCTTCTCGCTCGCGCCCGAGTGGATCGGCCAGCGCTCGGACGCCGGTGACGAGAGCGCGAGGGTCCTCGAATCGCTCCGTGCCGATCCGCACCGGCTGCTCGTGACCATCCTCGTCGGGAACAACGTCGTCAACGTCGCCGTCTCCAGCATCGTCACGCTCCTGCTCGCATCGTACCTGCCCGGTGGGGTCGCCGTGACCGTGGCGACGGCGCTCGTCAGCGCTGTCGTGCTCGTGTTCGGCGAGATCGTCCCGAAGGCGTACGGCCTGGGCAACAAGGAGGAGTGGGCGCTTCGCGTGGCGGTCCCGATTCGGTTGGTCGAGCGTACGCTCTCGCCGCTCGTGACCGTGTTCGACGTGGTCACCCGTCGGATGGCGGAGGCGATCGGGGGGAGCGGGGAGATCGAACTGCTGGTGGTCGACGAGTAG